From the Chryseobacterium sp. G0201 genome, the window GTAATTGGAATACTTCCTCCACCTCTGTATGGAAGAACTTCTTTCCCGAATGATGATTCCATTGCTTTTTTTGCAGCTGCAAATTCTTTGGTATCAGTCGGTAAAACGTAAGGCATTCCTCCGTGGTGTGGCGTTACTTTTACTCTTACGTTATCTGGAGCTATTTTATTGAAATATTTCGTGAATTTTTCAGTGATTTCTTCCGGAGTCTGATAAGGAACCAAACGCATCGATATTTTAGCAGAAGCCTTAGAAGGAATAACTGTTTTTGCACCTTCTCCTGTGTAACCACCCCAAATTCCGTTACAGTCTAATGTAGGACGGATAGAAGTTCTTTCTAATGTTGTGTATCCTTTTTCACCTTCTACACCTTCCAATCCGATTGATTTTTTGAATTCTTCAGGGTTATCCTTCAATTTATTCATATCAGCTCTGTCTTCGTCTGAAACGTCTTCTACGTTGTCATAGAAACCGTCAATGGTGATCTGCCCGTCTTCGTCGATCAGCTTAGCAATCATTCTAGAAAGTACATGAATCGGGTTTGGAACTGCACCACCGTAAAGTCCAGAGTGCAGATCTCTGTTTGGGCCTTCAATTTCAACTTCAACATAGCTTAAACCTCTTAAACCGGTTGTAACTGTCGGCTGTTCGTTGCTATAAATATGAGTATCAGAAATTAAGATACAGTCGCAAGATAATTTCTCTTTGTTTTCGTTTACAAAATCTCCTAAGCTTACAGAACCTACTTCCTCCTCACCTTCTAAAATAAATTTAACGTTACAAGGAAGAGAATTTGTTTTCATCATCGCTTCAAAAGCCTTTAAATGCATGAAAAACTGTCCTTTATCATCAGCAGAACCTCTTGCAAAGATCGCTCCGTCCGGGTGAAGTTCAGTTTTTTCGATATACGGTTCGAAAGGAGGTTTTGTCCAAAGTTCTAACGGATCAGCAGGCTGAACATCGTAATGTCCGTAAACTAATACCGTTGGCAGGTTTTTATCTAAAATTTTCTCTCCAAAAACGATAGGATATCCTTTTGTCTGGCATACTTCAACATGATCAGCACCTGCATTTTTAAGGTGTTCTGCGACAACATCTGCACATTTCAATACGTCATCTTTATAAGCAGGATCAGCAGAAATAGAAGGAATTCTCAGTAACTCAAATAATTCATCTACGAAACGCTGTTTGTTTTCGTTTATGTAATTTAATGTCTCTTGCATTGTAAAAATTTGTTTTGCTAAAAGTAAAAAAAATGCCCTGCAGGAGCAAACAAAAACATATAATTTTCCTCAGGTTTATTATTATGAAGGTTATTTAAGTCTGATTACTATTATTTTGGTGTGATAAATTGATGAAACGACTGCAACCCTAGCCCCGATTGGAGCATTTGTCTGAGATCATTTTGAGAGTTTCGGCGGCGGCTTTGCCGCCGCCGAAACTCTCAAAATAGCGAGTGCGGAAAGCGGGATAAAGCTTCAAAAAAAATGTCCCACATTACTGCAGGACATTCTTTATATTTTTACTAAATAATTAGTGTTCAGCTTTAGCTTTATCAGCCTCTACAGGTTTTACA encodes:
- a CDS encoding dipeptidase; amino-acid sequence: MQETLNYINENKQRFVDELFELLRIPSISADPAYKDDVLKCADVVAEHLKNAGADHVEVCQTKGYPIVFGEKILDKNLPTVLVYGHYDVQPADPLELWTKPPFEPYIEKTELHPDGAIFARGSADDKGQFFMHLKAFEAMMKTNSLPCNVKFILEGEEEVGSVSLGDFVNENKEKLSCDCILISDTHIYSNEQPTVTTGLRGLSYVEVEIEGPNRDLHSGLYGGAVPNPIHVLSRMIAKLIDEDGQITIDGFYDNVEDVSDEDRADMNKLKDNPEEFKKSIGLEGVEGEKGYTTLERTSIRPTLDCNGIWGGYTGEGAKTVIPSKASAKISMRLVPYQTPEEITEKFTKYFNKIAPDNVRVKVTPHHGGMPYVLPTDTKEFAAAKKAMESSFGKEVLPYRGGGSIPITAMFEQVLGAKSVLMGFGLDSDAIHSPNEHYGLFNFYKGIESIPLFFENYSK